The proteins below come from a single Streptococcus hyointestinalis genomic window:
- a CDS encoding LytTR family DNA-binding domain-containing protein, translated as MEVKAAIAKQEKEEVVIYAHQLDEEVETLQKSIKELLTPQLLSVKKKREQYKVQQKAVVRIYRENRKLIIDTLDGYFESHQALRDMKRILSADFIQISQSELINRRHVQRVKITKTGLVELRLVGERTSYSSRRYLKILKEAL; from the coding sequence ATGGAGGTTAAAGCAGCGATTGCAAAGCAGGAAAAAGAAGAAGTCGTCATCTATGCTCATCAGTTGGATGAAGAAGTAGAGACGCTTCAAAAGAGTATCAAAGAGTTGTTAACACCGCAGTTGTTATCAGTCAAAAAGAAAAGAGAGCAGTACAAGGTGCAGCAAAAAGCTGTCGTTCGGATTTATCGTGAGAACCGTAAACTCATCATTGATACGCTAGATGGCTACTTTGAGTCCCATCAAGCGCTCAGAGACATGAAGAGGATCTTGAGTGCTGACTTCATCCAAATATCACAGTCAGAGCTTATCAATCGCAGACATGTCCAGCGTGTCAAGATAACCAAGACTGGTTTGGTGGAGTTGCGTTTGGTTGGAGAGAGGACGAGCTATTCCTCACG